In the genome of Candidatus Reidiella endopervernicosa, one region contains:
- a CDS encoding aKG-HExxH-type peptide beta-hydroxylase, with amino-acid sequence MTIHFSFLPDPIRARAIDSRMRQGLADSLNYVSGELGKQVGKSLDGVDELVAATSRGAVYPPSTFGLYYEIVSAVMEDGHQAAETLINELQSERKLDGNELNVTTLGGIESISVQKRYQRLMDTDPNTPFTILSPAGEEADDLVSQFKSGHRRLRETIPVLADEFESLVKEVVLVVGDVESNGYDFAGGSSYMLWGALFINAERHKSDVALIEAIAHESAHSFLFGMTYDEPLVLNADDELLQSPLRDDPRPMDGIYHATFVLARMHWAMSALIDSGKLQGIELDEAKAARERDRISFFDGYGTVSEFAKMSETGHALMEGAYSYMEPFQ; translated from the coding sequence ATGACTATCCACTTCTCCTTCCTGCCCGATCCCATACGCGCCAGGGCTATTGACAGCAGAATGCGTCAAGGTTTGGCAGATAGCCTTAATTATGTCTCCGGTGAACTTGGCAAGCAGGTTGGAAAATCGCTCGATGGCGTGGATGAGTTGGTTGCTGCAACCAGTCGTGGTGCAGTCTATCCACCCTCTACTTTTGGACTCTATTACGAAATAGTTTCGGCTGTGATGGAGGATGGACATCAAGCGGCGGAAACTCTGATCAATGAGTTGCAGTCAGAACGTAAGCTGGACGGCAATGAATTAAATGTGACCACTCTGGGTGGGATTGAATCTATCTCAGTTCAGAAACGCTATCAGCGGTTAATGGATACTGATCCCAATACTCCCTTTACGATACTTTCACCTGCTGGTGAGGAGGCTGATGACCTTGTTTCTCAGTTCAAGTCTGGTCATAGACGGCTTCGTGAGACCATTCCAGTGCTGGCAGATGAGTTCGAGTCGTTGGTGAAAGAGGTGGTTCTGGTTGTCGGTGATGTCGAATCGAATGGGTATGACTTTGCCGGTGGTTCCAGTTATATGCTTTGGGGGGCGCTCTTTATCAATGCCGAGCGACATAAGAGCGATGTGGCCTTGATTGAAGCGATTGCACATGAGAGTGCGCATAGCTTTCTGTTTGGTATGACCTACGACGAACCGTTGGTCCTAAATGCGGATGACGAACTTCTTCAGTCGCCACTTCGCGATGATCCCCGACCAATGGATGGAATTTACCACGCGACCTTTGTATTGGCGCGCATGCACTGGGCAATGTCGGCATTGATCGATTCCGGGAAGCTACAAGGTATCGAATTGGATGAAGCAAAAGCGGCGCGGGAGCGTGATCGCATTAGCTTCTTTGATGGATACGGAACTGTTAGCGAATTCGCAAAGATGAGTGAGACAGGTCATGCGTTGATGGAAGGTGCGTACAGTTACATGGAGCCCTTCCAGTAG
- a CDS encoding metallophosphoesterase, with the protein MPLRLIIFASIFLLVMAAANFYIYRRFFKKLSPHFSQYAAIIPITLMAGEIFFMLDRVLDLLAQSPLLYMINSAFIGITFMLFVIATIYDLTITTSRRVPFDQGRRRTIKILFDITMLIAATAYLLRGFSQGIKAPGINSVEVKIKDFPIDNYSIVQLSDVHVGRTIKRGFIEETVARTNALHPDMVVITGDLIDLPLEDIRQDLEPLQRLQCPCYFILGNHEYFHGAEPVIEYLRTLGIRPLLNESEVIEKSGQQFNLVGVNDVIGERIGSLPLDFDRAFDGVDTNIPTILLCHQPKGINLIKEHQFDLMLSGHTHGGQIFPFGFLVMIDQPYLAGLHRHDARRQIFVSRGTGYWGPPLRVLAPSEISHIIISAG; encoded by the coding sequence ATGCCACTACGACTTATCATTTTTGCCTCTATCTTTCTGCTGGTCATGGCAGCGGCTAACTTCTATATCTATCGACGTTTTTTCAAAAAACTCTCACCCCACTTCAGCCAATATGCTGCCATTATCCCCATCACCCTGATGGCGGGTGAAATTTTCTTCATGCTCGACCGTGTACTCGACCTGTTGGCCCAGTCACCTCTACTCTACATGATCAACAGCGCCTTCATCGGCATCACCTTCATGCTCTTTGTCATCGCGACGATCTACGATCTGACCATCACCACCTCGAGACGGGTTCCCTTCGACCAGGGCCGCCGTCGCACCATCAAAATACTCTTCGACATCACCATGTTAATAGCCGCTACTGCTTATCTGTTACGCGGATTTTCACAGGGCATCAAGGCACCAGGAATTAACAGCGTTGAGGTAAAGATCAAAGACTTCCCAATCGACAACTACTCTATTGTGCAACTCAGTGACGTACACGTAGGACGGACGATAAAACGGGGCTTTATAGAGGAGACCGTAGCGCGCACCAACGCACTGCATCCCGACATGGTTGTAATAACCGGCGATCTAATCGATCTGCCACTTGAGGATATCCGACAGGACCTTGAGCCGCTGCAACGCCTACAGTGCCCCTGCTACTTTATTCTCGGCAACCACGAATATTTCCACGGCGCTGAACCCGTTATCGAATATCTACGCACACTCGGCATCAGGCCGCTACTTAATGAGAGCGAAGTGATTGAGAAGAGTGGCCAGCAGTTTAATCTGGTAGGGGTAAACGATGTCATTGGCGAACGCATTGGTTCACTGCCATTAGATTTTGATAGGGCGTTTGATGGTGTTGATACGAATATTCCGACCATCCTGCTCTGTCACCAGCCCAAAGGGATTAACCTGATCAAAGAGCATCAATTCGATCTGATGCTCAGCGGCCACACCCATGGAGGCCAGATCTTTCCCTTCGGCTTTCTGGTGATGATCGATCAACCCTATCTGGCCGGACTGCACCGACACGATGCACGCAGACAGATTTTTGTCAGTCGGGGAACCGGTTACTGGGGACCGCCACTGCGTGTACTCGCTCCTAGCGAGATCAGCCACATCATTATTTCAGCCGGGTAA
- a CDS encoding cyclic nucleotide-binding domain-containing protein: protein MFEELEHSSCFQDLSADQIASIMPCCSIVALNDGEFLICEGEHIDRDFYLLLSGTVEIVSNDTNMISGEVVLSKEDKDLYGELALLTGCKRTASVRCRGDVDAIRINGEALMNILTKDAEIGFKVLHRIALILAQRLEQSDSLIKQLLWNTNI, encoded by the coding sequence ATGTTTGAAGAGCTGGAGCACTCGAGCTGTTTTCAGGATCTATCCGCCGACCAGATCGCAAGCATCATGCCTTGCTGCTCGATCGTTGCACTCAACGACGGTGAGTTCCTTATCTGTGAAGGGGAGCACATCGACCGCGACTTCTATCTGCTGCTCTCCGGCACTGTTGAGATCGTCTCCAACGACACCAACATGATTAGCGGCGAGGTGGTGCTCTCAAAGGAAGATAAAGACCTCTACGGTGAACTTGCCCTACTGACCGGATGCAAACGTACCGCCTCGGTCAGATGTCGTGGTGATGTTGATGCGATTCGCATCAATGGTGAAGCATTGATGAATATATTGACTAAGGATGCAGAGATCGGCTTCAAGGTACTACATCGTATTGCACTTATCCTCGCACAACGACTAGAACAGTCTGACAGCCTGATCAAACAGCTGCTCTGGAACACCAATATCTAG
- a CDS encoding ankyrin repeat domain-containing protein — protein MQGVLRTLLITLTTLVLSACGPSPYDEPPLHDAAMRGDANKVIALIKAGEPVDARNSEGATPLHWAAFKGHVDVAKLLVARGADVNALTKKGSTPLRLATTHEKTEMIRYLKSRGGTVR, from the coding sequence ATGCAGGGAGTCCTTCGCACCCTGTTAATAACGCTTACAACACTGGTGCTTAGCGCCTGTGGTCCTAGCCCCTACGATGAGCCGCCACTGCACGATGCGGCCATGCGCGGCGATGCAAACAAGGTGATCGCCCTGATTAAAGCGGGAGAACCGGTCGATGCGCGCAACAGTGAAGGTGCAACCCCTCTCCACTGGGCCGCGTTTAAGGGCCATGTCGATGTCGCTAAGCTACTGGTCGCCCGCGGAGCCGATGTAAACGCACTGACCAAGAAGGGTTCCACCCCACTACGACTGGCAACCACTCACGAAAAAACCGAAATGATCCGCTACCTGAAATCTCGCGGAGGCACGGTTAGATAA
- a CDS encoding lytic transglycosylase, whose protein sequence is MNKNITLLVLSTLLLTACASQQQKSSVAASKSQTNSNETRAIPLSEEVIAALQVTRGEPIVSTEIPATTAFKTETRPRYKQATRSGPSIWPRLRSGYALNASMKQSRVRSEISYYQRHPSYIKRVLDRGDRYLHYILEQTEKRGIPNEIALLPIVESAFHPFAYSHGRAAGLWQFIPGTGKHFGLKQNWWYDGRRDVIASTDAALNYLQSLHRRFDGDWLLALAAYNSGGGTVNKAVRKNRKAGKPIDFWNLDLPKETRGYVPKLLAISAVLKNPSRYNIDLPNVANKPAFEIIETGGQIDLALAADLAGLSMDELYWFNPAYNQWATDPSGPHQLLIPSNRAAQFSDKLAKLPKEKRIKWKRYKIANGDVLGKVAKRHSTSVDLIRKVNDIKGNNIRAGKYLIIPVATRSLNNYTLSAQQRLASKQNRPRKGSKQHHIVRKGDTLWDISRKYGVSSGALAKWNNMAPRDTLRLGQKLVVWVKPKSSNKVASSNGRPPASIRSVRYTVRSGDSLARISNKFNVSVKDLLRWNKINKKKYLQPGQKLTLYVDVTQQSGNI, encoded by the coding sequence ATGAACAAGAATATTACCCTGCTGGTGCTCAGCACCCTGCTCCTTACCGCCTGCGCCAGCCAACAACAGAAATCATCCGTTGCCGCTTCCAAGTCGCAGACCAACAGCAACGAGACCCGTGCCATCCCCCTCTCCGAAGAGGTGATCGCCGCACTTCAGGTGACCAGGGGTGAGCCGATCGTCAGCACCGAGATCCCTGCAACCACCGCTTTCAAAACAGAGACGAGGCCACGATATAAACAGGCTACCCGCAGTGGCCCTTCGATCTGGCCGCGCCTGCGTAGCGGCTACGCACTCAATGCGAGCATGAAACAGTCACGTGTGCGCAGTGAAATTAGCTACTACCAGCGCCACCCCAGCTATATCAAACGTGTGCTCGATCGCGGCGATCGTTATCTCCACTACATCCTGGAGCAGACCGAAAAGCGCGGCATACCGAATGAGATCGCACTGTTACCCATTGTCGAGAGCGCCTTCCATCCCTTTGCCTACTCCCACGGTCGTGCCGCCGGACTCTGGCAGTTCATCCCCGGCACCGGCAAGCACTTCGGTCTGAAACAGAACTGGTGGTACGACGGTCGTCGTGACGTCATCGCCTCAACCGATGCCGCACTCAACTACCTGCAGTCGCTGCACAGACGCTTTGATGGCGACTGGCTGCTAGCACTCGCTGCCTACAACTCTGGTGGCGGAACCGTGAATAAGGCGGTACGCAAGAACCGCAAGGCAGGTAAACCGATCGACTTCTGGAACCTCGACCTGCCGAAAGAGACGCGTGGTTATGTACCCAAACTGCTTGCTATCAGTGCGGTACTCAAGAACCCCAGTCGTTACAACATCGATCTGCCCAATGTCGCCAACAAACCCGCCTTCGAGATTATCGAGACGGGTGGTCAAATCGATCTGGCACTCGCTGCCGACCTCGCCGGACTCAGCATGGATGAGCTCTACTGGTTCAATCCCGCCTACAACCAGTGGGCAACCGACCCAAGTGGTCCCCATCAATTACTGATTCCAAGCAATCGCGCCGCGCAGTTCAGCGACAAGCTGGCCAAGCTACCGAAAGAGAAACGGATCAAGTGGAAACGTTACAAGATCGCCAATGGCGACGTACTGGGCAAGGTCGCCAAACGCCACTCGACCAGCGTCGACCTAATTCGCAAGGTCAATGACATCAAGGGTAACAACATTCGCGCCGGCAAGTACCTGATCATTCCCGTCGCTACCCGTTCACTCAACAACTACACCCTCAGCGCCCAACAGCGTCTGGCAAGTAAACAAAATCGGCCACGCAAAGGTTCCAAGCAGCACCATATCGTTCGCAAGGGTGACACTCTGTGGGACATCTCTCGCAAGTATGGAGTGAGTTCAGGTGCGCTGGCGAAGTGGAACAACATGGCACCCAGAGACACCCTGCGTCTCGGCCAGAAGCTGGTGGTCTGGGTTAAGCCAAAATCATCAAACAAGGTAGCCAGCAGCAACGGTCGCCCTCCAGCCAGCATCCGCTCGGTACGTTATACCGTGCGAAGTGGCGACTCTCTGGCTCGCATCTCCAACAAGTTCAACGTCTCAGTGAAGGATCTGCTGCGCTGGAATAAGATCAACAAGAAGAAGTATTTGCAGCCTGGGCAGAAGTTGACCCTCTACGTTGATGTCACCCAACAGTCAGGCAACATCTAA
- the gloB gene encoding hydroxyacylglutathione hydrolase, with product MPIIDAISAFEDNYIWLIQDEKRRFATIVDPGDEDPVIDHLESHNIQPIAILITHHHGDHTGGVTELVSRYQIPVYGPAGERIPALTQPLSEGDNVILEQIDTTLNVMDVPGHTRGHIAYYGHDALFCGDTLFTGGCGRLFEGTFEQMHRALSRFAALPEETRVYCAHEYTQANLKFALVAEPENSELQQRVAETDRLRSDDLATVPSTIGLEKRTNPFLRSDVDTVIAAAEQHAGHSLQSGAEVFATVRQWKDELD from the coding sequence GAGAAGCGCCGTTTTGCGACGATCGTCGATCCCGGTGACGAAGATCCTGTCATCGATCATCTGGAATCACATAACATTCAACCGATTGCGATCCTGATCACCCATCACCACGGTGACCACACCGGGGGGGTCACCGAGCTGGTCAGTCGCTATCAGATCCCGGTCTACGGCCCAGCGGGAGAACGGATACCCGCTCTCACCCAGCCGCTGAGTGAGGGTGACAACGTCATACTCGAGCAGATCGACACCACATTGAACGTTATGGACGTGCCCGGTCACACCCGAGGGCACATCGCCTACTACGGCCACGACGCGCTCTTCTGCGGTGACACTCTCTTCACCGGCGGTTGTGGTCGCCTCTTCGAGGGCACCTTTGAACAGATGCACCGGGCCCTGAGTCGATTTGCTGCGTTGCCCGAAGAGACGCGGGTCTACTGCGCCCATGAATATACCCAGGCCAACCTCAAGTTTGCCCTGGTTGCCGAGCCAGAAAATAGCGAACTGCAACAACGCGTTGCCGAGACTGATAGACTACGCAGCGACGATTTGGCAACAGTCCCCTCGACCATCGGCCTGGAGAAGCGGACCAACCCGTTCCTGCGCAGCGATGTCGACACTGTGATCGCCGCCGCAGAACAGCACGCCGGTCATTCGTTACAATCGGGTGCTGAGGTCTTTGCCACTGTGCGCCAATGGAAAGATGAACTGGATTAA